The Triticum aestivum cultivar Chinese Spring chromosome 3A, IWGSC CS RefSeq v2.1, whole genome shotgun sequence genome includes a region encoding these proteins:
- the LOC123058995 gene encoding transcription factor JAMYB-like, with the protein MDHFDSFGSTGMDAVWTGPCGWPAAAATTGGGQEATDLRRGPWTMEEDALLAGHIAKHGEGRWNELASAAGLRRTGKSCRLRWLNYLRPDVRRGDFTPQEQLLILELHFRWGKRWSRIAREMPGRTDNEIKNYWRTRVQKHAKQLKCDVDSRQFRDVMRHLWMPRLLERIQAAAAATPAPSLEHAASPVHPLSVAPACRGGIGMCHSPETTTVTTSSTAGSSVSLEVHFPSNQLVLTAGSTTNWSGSGSDQCGSASARSDDMLDGSWSELLARACDDGADSVVFPHFELGGSGDDKWSLEDIWSQHHY; encoded by the coding sequence ATGGATCACTTCGACTCCTTCGGGTCGACCGGCATGGACGCCGTCTGGACGGGGCCTTGCGGATGGCCGGCGGCCGCGGCGACGACGGGCGGGGGGCAGGAGGCGACGGACCTCCGGAGGGGGCCGTGGACGATGGAGGAGGACGCGCTCCTGGCCGGCCACATCGCCAAGCACGGCGAGGGCCGGTGGAACGAGCTGGCCTCCGCCGCGGGGCTGAGGCGCACGGGGAAGAGCTGCCGCCTCCGGTGGCTCAACTACCTCCGCCCCGACGTCCGCCGCGGCGACTTCACCCCGCAGGAGCAGCTGCTCATCCTGGAGCTCCACTTCCGGTGGGGCAAACGCTGGTCCAGGATCGCGCGGGAGATGCCGGGGCGGACGGACAACGAGATCAAGAACTACTGGCGCACCCGGGTGCAGAAGCACGCCAAGCAGCTCAAGTGCGACGTCGACAGCCGCCAGTTCCGGGACGTCATGCGCCACCTCTGGATGCCCCGCCTCCTCGAGAGgatccaggccgccgccgccgccacgcccgcgCCGAGCCTGGAGCACGCGGCGTCGCCCGTGCATCCTCTTAGTGTCGCGCCGGCCTGCCGCGGCGGCATCGGCATGTGCCACTCCCCTGAGACGACGACGGTGACCACGTCGAGCACGGCTGGTTCATCGGTGTCTCTCGAGGTGCATTTCCCGTCGAACCAGCTTGTCTTGACGGCCGGCAGTACGACGAACTGGTCAGGCTCAGGCAGCGACCAGTGCGGCAGCGCCAGCGCGAGGAGCGATGACATGCTCGACGGGAGCTGGTCGGAGCTCCTCGCTCGTGCGTGCGACGACGGCGCCGACTCTGTGGTGTTCCCCCACTTTGAATTAGGGGGATCCGGCGACGACAAGTGGAGCTTGGAAGACATCTGGTCGCAACACCATTACTGA